A region of Burkholderiales bacterium JOSHI_001 DNA encodes the following proteins:
- a CDS encoding flagellar rod assembly protein/muramidase FlgJ (PFAM: Rod binding protein; Mannosyl-glycoprotein endo-beta-N-acetylglucosaminidase~TIGRFAM: flagellar rod assembly protein/muramidase FlgJ), translating into MAAIPNANLSTNSLVADTRSLNALKSSAQTDPKTAAREAARQFETLFMQQLMKSMRAATPSSGLMDNQGTQLGTDLLDSQMMEKLSARTSLATGSLSDMIARQLERQMGLTPGPIPRTGSANNTPTEIGNSSPTQVPQKGAAGFVQQHSDAAKAAEAATGIPANFMLSQAALETGWGRKEIRHADGTSANNLFGIKAGSNWKGPVAEVMTTEYVNGKAQKVVQKFRAYGSYAESFSDYAKLMKDNPRYERVIAAGPSAKGFAQGLQRAGYATDPAYADKLAKVINTTLRLQRSLA; encoded by the coding sequence ATGGCAGCCATTCCAAATGCCAACCTGTCCACCAACAGCCTGGTGGCGGACACGCGCAGCCTGAACGCGTTGAAGAGCAGCGCCCAGACCGACCCCAAGACCGCCGCACGCGAAGCGGCGCGCCAGTTTGAAACGCTGTTCATGCAGCAGCTGATGAAGAGCATGCGCGCCGCCACGCCCAGCAGCGGTCTGATGGACAACCAGGGCACCCAGCTGGGCACCGACCTGCTGGATTCGCAGATGATGGAAAAACTCTCGGCCCGCACGTCGCTGGCCACGGGCAGCCTGTCGGACATGATCGCGCGCCAGCTGGAACGCCAGATGGGCCTGACGCCCGGCCCCATCCCCCGGACCGGCTCGGCCAACAACACGCCCACGGAGATCGGCAACAGCAGCCCGACCCAGGTGCCGCAGAAGGGCGCGGCCGGCTTCGTGCAGCAGCACAGCGATGCGGCCAAGGCCGCCGAGGCCGCCACCGGCATACCGGCCAACTTCATGCTGAGCCAGGCGGCGCTGGAGACCGGCTGGGGCCGCAAGGAAATTCGCCACGCCGACGGCACCAGCGCCAACAACCTGTTCGGCATCAAGGCCGGCAGCAACTGGAAGGGCCCGGTGGCCGAGGTGATGACCACCGAGTACGTGAACGGCAAGGCGCAGAAGGTGGTGCAGAAGTTCCGCGCCTATGGCAGCTACGCCGAAAGCTTTTCCGACTACGCCAAGCTGATGAAGGACAACCCGCGCTACGAACGCGTCATCGCCGCCGGCCCCAGCGCCAAGGGCTTCGCGCAGGGCCTGCAGCGCGCCGGCTACGCCACCGACCCGGCCTATGCCGACAAGCTGGCCAAGGTGATCAACACCACGCTGCGCCTGCAGCGTTCCTTGGCCTGA
- a CDS encoding flagellar basal-body P-ring protein (PFAM: Flagellar P-ring protein), which translates to MRTPTERLIHALVLATVFIASAAVWWPANAARIKEVATVQGVRSNPLTGYGLVVGLDGTGDQSTQAPFTTQSIVAMLQQMGVAIPPGTTMQLRNVAAVLVTAELPPFAQPGQRVDVNVSSVGNAKSLRGGTLIATPLKGSDGQIYALAQGNIIIGGAGASAGGSKVVINHLSAGRLPQGATVERAVASTLTLGNTVQLDLNAMDFATAREVAKAINGSKGAGTAQALDGRVVQVKMPADAAERVGFLADIENLDLALAKPAAKVVLNPRTGSVVINESVTLGTCAVAHGALTVTVASTPVISQPNALSGGSTVQAEKVDIAITQQGGALMQLPPGAKLADVVKALNTLGATPQDLLAILQAMKSAGALNAEIEVI; encoded by the coding sequence ATGCGCACCCCGACCGAACGCCTGATCCATGCCCTGGTGCTGGCCACCGTCTTCATCGCCAGTGCGGCAGTGTGGTGGCCGGCCAATGCCGCCCGCATCAAGGAGGTGGCCACGGTGCAGGGCGTGCGCAGCAACCCGCTCACCGGCTACGGCCTGGTGGTGGGCCTGGACGGCACCGGCGACCAGAGCACGCAAGCCCCCTTCACCACGCAGAGCATTGTCGCCATGCTGCAGCAGATGGGCGTGGCCATTCCACCGGGCACCACCATGCAGCTGCGCAACGTGGCCGCGGTGCTGGTCACGGCCGAACTGCCGCCTTTTGCCCAGCCGGGCCAGCGGGTGGACGTGAACGTCTCGTCGGTGGGCAATGCCAAGAGCCTGCGCGGCGGCACGCTGATCGCCACGCCGCTGAAAGGCAGCGACGGCCAGATCTACGCACTGGCGCAGGGCAACATCATCATCGGCGGCGCGGGCGCGTCGGCCGGCGGCTCCAAGGTGGTGATCAACCACCTTTCGGCCGGCCGCCTGCCGCAGGGCGCCACGGTGGAACGCGCGGTGGCCTCCACCTTGACCCTGGGCAACACGGTGCAGCTGGACCTGAACGCGATGGACTTCGCCACCGCGCGCGAGGTGGCCAAGGCCATCAATGGCTCCAAGGGCGCTGGCACCGCGCAGGCGCTGGATGGCCGCGTGGTGCAGGTGAAGATGCCTGCCGACGCCGCCGAGCGCGTGGGCTTCCTGGCCGACATCGAGAACCTGGACCTGGCCCTGGCCAAGCCCGCCGCCAAGGTGGTGCTGAACCCGCGCACCGGCTCGGTGGTCATCAACGAAAGCGTGACACTGGGCACCTGCGCGGTGGCGCATGGTGCGCTGACCGTCACCGTGGCGTCCACCCCCGTCATCAGCCAGCCCAACGCCTTGAGCGGCGGCAGCACCGTGCAGGCCGAGAAGGTGGACATCGCCATCACCCAGCAGGGTGGGGCGCTGATGCAACTGCCGCCCGGCGCCAAGCTGGCCGATGTGGTGAAGGCCCTGAACACCCTGGGCGCCACGCCCCAGGACCTGCTGGCCATTCTTCAGGCGATGAAGAGCGCTGGCGCGCTGAACGCAGAGATCGAGGTGATCTGA
- a CDS encoding flagellar basal body L-ring protein (PFAM: Flagellar L-ring protein), which produces MARLVVVVLSACVLSGCQSWLTAAQRLPPVDVETTKVEWPAATSTPVAASQGPMPGAIFNAAAYRPLFEDHRARLPGDTLVVQITEKVSAVQKSTSTLDKTNDVKAGVTALPLLSSNSFARASVAGTNANKFEGKGTSENSNDFSGSISATVVRVLPNGHLIVAGEKQIGVNANVDVLRFSGQVDPRAIQPGNTVQSTAIANVRIEQRGRGQLAEAQSVGWLARYFLSLWPI; this is translated from the coding sequence ATGGCACGCCTCGTCGTCGTGGTGCTGTCTGCCTGCGTGCTGTCGGGCTGCCAAAGCTGGCTCACCGCTGCCCAGCGCCTGCCGCCAGTGGACGTGGAAACCACCAAGGTGGAATGGCCCGCCGCCACGTCCACGCCGGTGGCCGCGTCGCAGGGCCCCATGCCCGGCGCCATCTTCAACGCCGCCGCCTACCGCCCGCTGTTCGAAGACCACCGCGCCCGCCTGCCCGGCGACACCCTGGTGGTGCAGATCACCGAAAAGGTCAGCGCGGTGCAGAAGAGCACCAGCACGCTGGACAAGACCAACGACGTGAAGGCCGGCGTCACCGCGCTGCCCTTGCTCAGCAGCAATTCCTTCGCCCGCGCGTCGGTGGCCGGCACCAACGCCAACAAGTTCGAAGGCAAGGGCACCAGCGAAAACAGCAACGACTTCAGCGGCAGCATCAGCGCCACCGTGGTGCGCGTGCTGCCCAACGGCCACCTGATCGTGGCGGGTGAAAAGCAGATCGGCGTGAACGCCAACGTGGACGTGCTGCGCTTTTCCGGCCAGGTGGACCCGCGTGCCATCCAGCCCGGCAACACCGTGCAAAGCACCGCCATCGCCAACGTGCGCATCGAACAGCGCGGTCGCGGCCAGCTGGCCGAAGCCCAGAGCGTGGGCTGGCTGGCGCGTTATTTCCTTTCCTTATGGCCCATCTGA
- a CDS encoding flagellar basal-body rod protein FlgG (PFAM: Domain of unknown function (DUF1078); Flagella basal body rod protein~TIGRFAM: fagellar hook-basal body proteins; flagellar basal-body rod protein FlgG, Gram-negative bacteria) codes for MIRSLWISKTGMEAQQTQLDTISHNLANVGTNGYKRGHVVFEDLIYQNLRQAGANSSEQTTLPTGLQLGLGVRPVALSRNFSQGNLQQTNSNLDVAVKGNGLFQIQLPDGTNAYTRDGAFQVDAQGQVVTSNGFTVMPGITIPATAQSVTIAADGTVSVQMPGQVTPQVLGQLQLASFINPAGLEPRGQNLFMETAASGTPNLGAPGANGLGLLQQGYVETSNVNVVEELVTMIQTQRAYEINSKAVTTSDQMLQKLGQL; via the coding sequence ATGATTCGATCGCTCTGGATCAGCAAGACCGGCATGGAAGCCCAGCAGACCCAGCTGGACACCATCTCCCACAACCTCGCCAACGTGGGCACCAACGGCTACAAGCGCGGCCATGTGGTGTTCGAGGACCTGATCTACCAGAACCTGCGCCAGGCCGGCGCCAACAGCAGCGAGCAGACCACCCTGCCCACCGGCCTGCAACTGGGCCTGGGCGTGAGGCCGGTGGCCCTGAGCCGCAACTTCTCGCAGGGCAACCTGCAGCAGACCAACAGCAACCTGGACGTGGCGGTGAAGGGCAATGGCCTGTTCCAGATCCAGCTGCCCGACGGCACCAACGCCTACACCCGCGACGGTGCCTTCCAGGTGGACGCGCAGGGCCAGGTGGTCACCAGCAACGGCTTCACCGTGATGCCCGGCATCACCATCCCCGCCACCGCGCAGAGCGTCACCATCGCCGCCGACGGCACGGTCAGCGTGCAGATGCCCGGCCAGGTGACCCCGCAGGTGCTGGGCCAGTTGCAACTGGCCAGCTTCATCAACCCGGCCGGCCTGGAGCCGCGCGGGCAGAACCTGTTCATGGAAACCGCCGCGTCCGGCACGCCCAACCTGGGCGCCCCGGGTGCCAACGGCCTGGGCCTGCTGCAGCAAGGCTATGTGGAGACCAGCAACGTGAACGTGGTGGAAGAACTGGTGACCATGATCCAGACCCAGCGCGCCTACGAGATCAATTCGAAGGCGGTCACGACCTCGGACCAAATGCTGCAAAAGCTGGGTCAACTGTGA
- a CDS encoding transcriptional regulator (PFAM: Bacterial regulatory helix-turn-helix protein, lysR family; LysR substrate binding domain): MDRVLGIQLYIRVIETGSFSRAAADLGLTQPTATKQVAAMEERLGARLLHRSSRGVAPTEVGAAYYDKCKAIAAQLEEADNLAALMQARVRGTLRVSTSVAFGRRVLVPLALRFMQQHPELQLDLNFEDRYVNLVEQGVDLAIRMGRLADSSLGARHLGHNPWVLAAAPAYLQRAGTPDTPADLARHAALVYSSVMGDDRWTFSGPNGLVQEVPVDGPLRSNNLSAVVAACRAGLGLAALPRYVAHPSLADGSLVTVLPDWALPGQEVHAVFPSPKLVPGKVRSVIDFLSPHFQGCWWELAG; the protein is encoded by the coding sequence ATGGACCGCGTGCTTGGCATCCAGCTTTACATCCGCGTGATTGAAACCGGCTCCTTCAGCCGCGCCGCGGCCGACCTGGGGCTGACCCAACCCACCGCCACCAAGCAGGTGGCGGCGATGGAAGAACGCCTGGGCGCGCGGCTGCTGCACCGAAGCAGCCGCGGTGTGGCGCCCACCGAAGTGGGCGCGGCCTATTACGACAAGTGCAAGGCCATTGCCGCGCAACTGGAAGAGGCCGACAACCTGGCTGCGCTGATGCAGGCCCGCGTGCGCGGCACGCTGCGGGTGTCCACCTCGGTGGCTTTCGGCCGCCGCGTGCTGGTGCCGCTGGCGCTGCGCTTCATGCAGCAACACCCGGAACTGCAACTCGACCTGAACTTCGAAGACCGCTACGTCAACCTGGTGGAGCAGGGTGTGGACCTGGCCATCCGCATGGGGCGTCTGGCCGATTCCAGCCTGGGCGCGCGCCACCTGGGCCACAACCCTTGGGTGCTGGCCGCCGCGCCGGCCTACCTGCAACGTGCCGGCACGCCGGACACGCCCGCGGACCTGGCCCGCCACGCCGCGCTGGTGTACAGCAGCGTGATGGGCGACGACCGTTGGACCTTCAGCGGCCCGAACGGCCTGGTGCAGGAGGTGCCGGTGGACGGGCCGCTGCGCTCCAACAACCTGTCGGCGGTGGTGGCCGCCTGCCGCGCCGGGCTGGGCCTGGCGGCGCTGCCGCGCTACGTGGCCCATCCGTCGCTGGCCGACGGCAGCCTGGTGACCGTGCTGCCCGACTGGGCCCTGCCGGGCCAGGAGGTGCACGCGGTGTTCCCGTCGCCCAAGCTGGTGCCTGGGAAGGTGCGCAGCGTGATCGATTTCCTGTCACCGCACTTCCAAGGGTGCTGGTGGGAACTGGCCGGCTGA
- a CDS encoding glyoxylate carboligase (PFAM: Thiamine pyrophosphate enzyme, central domain; Thiamine pyrophosphate enzyme, N-terminal TPP binding domain; Thiamine pyrophosphate enzyme, C-terminal TPP binding domain~TIGRFAM: glyoxylate carboligase), which translates to MAKMKAAMAAVLVMEKEGISQAFGVPGAAINPLYSALRERQSIGHILARHVEAASHMAEGYTRARAGNIGVCIGTSGPAGTDMITGLYSASADSIPILCITGQAPRARLYKEDFQAVDIESIAKPVTKWAVTVREPAQVPRAFQQAFHLMRSGRPGPVLIDLPFDVQMAEIEFDIDTYEPLPVYKPAATRKQIEKALDMLAAADKPLIVAGGGIVNADACNLLVEFAELTGVPVIPTLMGWGAIPDDHPLMAGMCGLQTSHRYGNATMLASDFVLGIGNRWANRHTGSTEVYCKGRTFVHVDIEPTQIGRVFNPDFGIVSDAKAALQLFVEVARERAATGRLKDRSDWAHRCAERKRLMHRKSHYTETPIKPMRVYEEMNAAFPRDTVYVTTIGLSQIAGAQFLHVYGPRQWINCGQAGPLGWTIPAALGVVASDPTRTVVGLAGDYDFQFLIEELAVGAQFRLPYVQVLVNNSYLGLIRQSQRNFEMDYCVQLAFDNQNVSDPALQGYGVDHAKVVEGLGCRALRVTDPEKIGAALAQAQALAREHRVPVVVEVILEKVTNIAMGTEIDKVNEFEAIDCRHPQGRQGLEMAGLLD; encoded by the coding sequence ATGGCGAAGATGAAGGCCGCAATGGCCGCCGTGCTGGTGATGGAAAAGGAAGGCATCTCGCAGGCCTTCGGCGTGCCCGGCGCGGCCATCAACCCGCTGTATTCGGCGCTGCGCGAACGCCAGTCCATCGGCCACATCCTGGCGCGCCACGTGGAAGCGGCCTCGCACATGGCCGAGGGCTACACCCGGGCGCGGGCCGGCAACATCGGCGTGTGCATCGGCACCAGTGGGCCCGCGGGCACCGACATGATCACCGGCCTGTACTCGGCCAGCGCCGACAGCATTCCCATCCTGTGCATCACCGGCCAGGCGCCGCGGGCGCGCCTGTACAAAGAAGACTTCCAGGCGGTGGACATCGAATCCATCGCCAAGCCGGTCACCAAGTGGGCGGTGACCGTGCGTGAACCGGCCCAGGTGCCGCGCGCCTTCCAGCAGGCCTTCCACCTGATGCGCTCAGGGCGGCCGGGGCCGGTGCTGATCGACCTGCCCTTCGACGTGCAGATGGCAGAGATCGAATTCGACATCGACACCTATGAACCGCTGCCGGTGTACAAGCCCGCGGCCACGCGCAAGCAGATCGAGAAGGCGCTGGACATGCTGGCCGCGGCGGACAAGCCGCTGATCGTGGCCGGCGGCGGCATCGTCAACGCCGACGCCTGTAACCTGCTGGTGGAGTTTGCCGAACTCACCGGCGTGCCGGTGATCCCCACGCTGATGGGCTGGGGTGCCATCCCGGACGACCACCCGCTGATGGCCGGCATGTGCGGCCTGCAGACCAGCCACCGCTACGGCAACGCCACCATGCTGGCCAGCGACTTCGTGCTGGGCATCGGCAACCGCTGGGCCAACCGCCACACCGGCAGCACCGAGGTCTATTGCAAGGGCCGCACTTTCGTGCACGTGGACATCGAACCCACCCAGATCGGCCGCGTGTTCAACCCCGACTTCGGCATCGTCAGCGACGCCAAGGCCGCCCTGCAGCTGTTCGTGGAGGTGGCGCGCGAGCGCGCTGCCACCGGCCGGCTGAAGGACCGCAGCGACTGGGCCCACCGCTGCGCCGAGCGCAAGCGCCTGATGCACCGCAAGAGCCACTACACCGAAACCCCCATCAAGCCGATGCGCGTGTACGAGGAGATGAACGCTGCCTTTCCGCGCGACACGGTTTACGTCACCACCATCGGCCTGTCCCAGATTGCCGGGGCGCAGTTCCTGCACGTGTACGGCCCGCGGCAGTGGATCAACTGCGGCCAGGCCGGCCCGCTGGGCTGGACCATTCCGGCGGCGCTGGGCGTGGTGGCGTCCGACCCCACGCGCACCGTGGTGGGCCTGGCCGGCGACTACGACTTCCAGTTCCTGATCGAAGAACTGGCGGTGGGCGCGCAGTTCCGCCTGCCCTATGTGCAGGTGCTGGTGAACAACAGCTACCTGGGGCTGATCCGCCAGTCGCAGCGCAATTTCGAGATGGACTACTGCGTGCAGCTGGCCTTCGACAACCAGAACGTCAGCGACCCCGCGCTGCAGGGCTATGGCGTGGACCACGCCAAGGTGGTGGAAGGCCTGGGCTGCAGGGCCCTGCGCGTGACCGACCCCGAAAAGATCGGCGCCGCGTTGGCCCAGGCCCAGGCCCTGGCGCGCGAACACCGCGTGCCGGTGGTGGTGGAGGTCATCCTGGAGAAGGTGACCAACATCGCCATGGGCACGGAAATCGACAAGGTCAACGAGTTCGAGGCCATCGACTGCCGCCACCCCCAGGGCCGCCAGGGCCTGGAGATGGCGGGGCTGCTGGACTGA
- a CDS encoding membrane protein TerC, possibly involved in tellurium resistance (PFAM: Integral membrane protein TerC family) has protein sequence MIELFSQPQTWIALATLTALELVLGIDNIIFISILVDKLPPERREMARKIGLFMAMFMRIGLLLVLAWIVGLVEPLFSVMGQDISGRDLILILGGLFLIWKSTGEIHQSLEGEEDGHGAKAVKATFAAVIVQIMIVDLVFSLDSIITAVGMVDDVRIMIAAVIGSVALMMVFAGPIGRFVSDHPTIKMLALSFLVVVGVVLMAEGFGHHVPKGYVYFGMAFSLAVEMLNINMRKKKARKVTLNPPHIPGD, from the coding sequence ATGATCGAACTCTTTTCCCAACCCCAGACCTGGATCGCCCTGGCCACGCTCACCGCGCTGGAACTGGTGCTGGGCATCGACAACATCATCTTCATCTCCATCCTGGTGGACAAGCTGCCACCCGAGCGGCGGGAGATGGCGCGCAAGATCGGCCTGTTCATGGCCATGTTCATGCGCATCGGCCTGCTGCTGGTGCTGGCCTGGATCGTGGGCCTGGTGGAGCCGCTGTTCAGCGTGATGGGGCAGGACATCTCCGGGCGCGACCTGATCCTCATCCTGGGCGGGCTGTTCCTCATCTGGAAGAGCACGGGCGAAATCCACCAGTCGCTGGAAGGCGAGGAAGACGGCCACGGCGCCAAGGCCGTGAAGGCCACCTTCGCCGCCGTGATTGTGCAGATCATGATCGTGGACCTGGTGTTCTCGCTGGACTCGATCATCACCGCGGTGGGCATGGTGGACGACGTGCGCATCATGATCGCGGCGGTCATCGGCTCGGTGGCGCTGATGATGGTGTTTGCCGGGCCCATCGGCCGCTTCGTGTCCGACCACCCCACCATCAAGATGCTGGCCCTGTCCTTCCTGGTGGTGGTGGGCGTGGTGCTGATGGCCGAAGGCTTCGGCCACCACGTGCCCAAGGGTTACGTGTACTTCGGCATGGCCTTCTCGCTGGCGGTGGAGATGCTGAACATCAACATGCGCAAGAAGAAGGCCCGCAAGGTGACGCTGAACCCGCCGCACATCCCGGGCGACTGA
- a CDS encoding putative glycerate kinase (PFAM: MOFRL family), which produces MNAAALPSVNDPRALLRALYDTAVRRAMPGHVTAAHLPPPPDPAKGRTLVLGAGKAGGAMAAAVDALWPADAPISGLVVTRYDHVPPAYAARPGRIEVVQARHPVPDEAGLRAAQRIVELTRGLTEHDLVLCLVSGGGSALLTAPAEGLDFATKQAINQALLKSGAAIDEMNCVRKHLSAIKGGRLAAMCAPARVLTLLISDVPGDAPEVIASGPTVADSSTCADALAILARYRIEVPTAIKARLESGELETPKPGDPRLAHAQWRMLATPQHSLEAAAEAARAAGLAAHILSDEMEGESREVGKVQAALARAVARRGQPFARPCVILSGGETTVTIRPGDGSGGRGGRAGEFLLGCAAALQGESNVWALAADTDGIDGVEDNAGAIVTPDTLARAQRLSLSVHEHLHRHDAYGYFQALGDLVVTGPTFTNVNDFRALLVL; this is translated from the coding sequence ATGAACGCTGCTGCCCTGCCCTCCGTGAACGACCCGCGTGCGCTGCTGCGCGCGCTGTACGACACCGCCGTGCGCCGTGCGATGCCGGGCCACGTCACCGCCGCCCACCTGCCGCCCCCGCCTGACCCGGCCAAAGGCCGCACCCTGGTGCTGGGCGCCGGCAAGGCCGGTGGGGCCATGGCCGCCGCGGTGGACGCGCTGTGGCCGGCCGACGCACCGATCAGCGGCCTGGTGGTGACGCGTTACGACCATGTGCCGCCGGCCTATGCCGCGAGGCCCGGCCGCATCGAGGTGGTTCAGGCCCGCCACCCGGTGCCCGACGAAGCCGGGCTGCGCGCCGCGCAACGCATCGTGGAACTGACCCGTGGCCTGACCGAACACGACCTGGTGCTGTGCCTGGTCTCGGGCGGCGGCTCGGCCCTGCTCACCGCGCCGGCCGAAGGCCTGGACTTCGCCACCAAGCAGGCGATCAACCAGGCGCTGCTGAAAAGCGGCGCGGCCATTGACGAGATGAACTGCGTGCGCAAGCACCTCTCGGCCATCAAGGGCGGGCGGCTGGCCGCGATGTGCGCCCCGGCCCGTGTGCTCACGCTGCTGATCAGCGACGTGCCCGGCGATGCGCCCGAGGTCATCGCCAGCGGCCCCACGGTGGCCGACTCCAGCACCTGCGCCGACGCGCTGGCCATCCTGGCTCGCTACCGCATCGAGGTGCCGACGGCGATCAAGGCGCGCCTGGAAAGTGGCGAACTGGAAACGCCCAAGCCCGGCGACCCGCGCCTGGCCCACGCCCAGTGGCGCATGCTGGCCACGCCCCAGCACAGCCTGGAAGCGGCGGCCGAGGCGGCGCGCGCAGCGGGCCTGGCAGCGCACATCCTGTCCGACGAGATGGAGGGCGAAAGCCGCGAGGTGGGCAAGGTGCAGGCGGCGCTGGCACGCGCGGTGGCGCGCCGCGGCCAGCCCTTTGCGCGGCCCTGCGTCATCCTGTCGGGCGGCGAAACCACCGTCACCATCCGCCCCGGTGACGGCAGCGGCGGGCGCGGCGGACGCGCCGGTGAATTCCTGCTGGGCTGCGCCGCGGCGCTGCAAGGCGAGTCAAACGTGTGGGCCCTGGCCGCCGACACCGACGGCATCGACGGCGTGGAAGACAACGCCGGCGCCATCGTCACCCCCGACACGCTGGCGCGTGCGCAGCGCTTGAGCCTGTCGGTGCACGAACACCTGCACCGCCACGACGCCTACGGCTACTTCCAGGCCCTGGGCGACCTGGTGGTCACCGGCCCCACCTTCACCAACGTGAACGACTTCCGGGCGCTGCTGGTGCTTTGA
- a CDS encoding secreted/surface protein with fasciclin-like repeats (PFAM: Fasciclin domain): MPAFTRRLSTAALLCALGAAPLAAQATNDPNNAFLKCRAAKEVVFHGSIVDAAVATPALSTLTSLVVAANLAGPLAAPGDLTVFAPTNAAFGKIPPAVLNALGGDIGVLSAVLTYHVVPGKADPRKPWKREVKTLQGQTLVVGYDKDGASVNQSTADCTAVRTNNGTVWVIDSVLLPQFK, from the coding sequence ATGCCCGCCTTCACCCGTCGCCTGTCCACTGCCGCGCTGCTGTGCGCGCTGGGGGCGGCCCCGCTGGCCGCCCAGGCCACCAACGACCCCAACAACGCCTTCCTCAAGTGCCGCGCCGCCAAGGAAGTGGTGTTCCACGGCTCCATCGTGGACGCCGCGGTGGCCACGCCGGCGCTGTCCACCCTCACCTCGCTGGTGGTGGCCGCCAACCTGGCCGGGCCGCTGGCCGCGCCGGGTGACCTGACGGTGTTCGCGCCCACCAACGCCGCCTTCGGCAAGATCCCGCCCGCGGTGCTCAATGCCCTTGGCGGCGACATCGGCGTGTTGAGCGCCGTGCTCACCTACCACGTGGTGCCGGGCAAGGCCGACCCCCGCAAGCCCTGGAAGCGCGAGGTGAAGACCCTCCAGGGCCAGACCCTGGTGGTGGGCTACGACAAGGACGGCGCCTCGGTGAACCAGTCCACCGCCGACTGCACCGCCGTGCGCACGAACAACGGCACGGTGTGGGTCATCGACAGCGTGCTCCTGCCGCAGTTCAAGTGA
- a CDS encoding cytochrome c553 (PFAM: Cytochrome c) produces MTMKFLVLGAAAMAALFSSAAGAQEAPAKTALCTTCHGAKGIGLLPDTPHLAGQPAIYLSAQLKAFRSGARQHAVMQVIAKGLADEDIAELAAWYAAQQIQLAKP; encoded by the coding sequence ATGACGATGAAGTTCTTGGTCTTGGGGGCCGCCGCCATGGCGGCCCTTTTTTCAAGCGCCGCGGGCGCGCAGGAGGCGCCGGCCAAGACGGCGCTGTGCACCACCTGCCATGGGGCCAAGGGCATCGGACTGCTGCCCGACACGCCCCACCTGGCCGGCCAGCCGGCCATCTACCTGAGCGCGCAGCTGAAGGCCTTTCGCAGCGGCGCGCGGCAGCACGCGGTGATGCAGGTCATTGCCAAGGGGCTGGCCGACGAAGACATCGCGGAGCTGGCGGCGTGGTACGCCGCGCAGCAGATCCAGCTGGCCAAGCCCTGA